One Cupriavidus pauculus genomic window, CGCCCTTGCCGCCGTGCCCGGTCTCCACGCTCGGCAGCACCATCGGCAGTGCCATCATCGCGCCGAGCACGTTGACATGCATCACGGCATCGAAGTCCTCCGGCGTGACCGGCTGCGCGCCCTGGGTGCGCGGGCTCATCACGCCGGCGTTGTAGATCGCCACGTCGAGCGATTCGCCATCGAGCTTCCAGCCGAGGCCCGCCACCGCGCCGGGATCGGTCACGTCGAGCTTGTGCGCTTCGGCGCCGAGTTCCTTCAGCGCGGCCACGTCTTCGTCGCGCCTGGCGGTGGCGATCACGCGCCAGCCGTCGCCGCGGTACTGCCGCACGAATTCGAGGCCGATGCCGCGCGAGGCGCCCACAACGAGTACGGTCGGCATGGCGTCAGACCATCTCGATGCCGACCGCGGTGGCTTCGCCGCCGCCGATGCACAGCGAGGCCACGCCGCGCTTGCCGCCGGTCTTGCGCAGCGCGCCGATCAGCGTCGTGAGAATGCGCGCGCCCGAGGCGCCGATCGGATGGCCCAGCGCGCACGCGCCGCCATGGATATTGACCTTCTCGCGCGGAATGCGGTGATCGTGCATCGCGGCCATCGGTACCACCGCGAATGCCTCGTTGATCTCGAACAGGTCCACGCTGTCGGTGGTCCAGTCGAGCTTGCGGTACAGCTTGGCGATCGCTTCCACCGGCGCGGTCGTAAACCAGCCCGGCGCCTGCGCGTGCGACGTATGGCCGAGCATGCGCGCGAGCGGCTGCAGCCCCAGCGCCCTGGCGGTGGACTCGCGCATCATCACGAGCGCGGCCGCGCCGTCGTTGATCGAGGACGACGACGCCGCGGTGATGGTGCCGTCCTTCGCGAACGCGGGCTTCAGCGACGGGATCTTCTCGGTCTTGATGCGGCGCGGACCTTCATCGCTGTCGATCGTGACGTCGCCGCCTTTCGCGGCCACGGTCACGGGCGCGATCTCCCACTTGAAGTCGCCGTTGGCGGCAGCCTGCTGGGCGCGCGTCACGGACTCGATCGCGAACTGGTCCTGCTGCGCGCGCGTGAATTCGTACTTGGCCGCGCAGTCCTCGCCGAACGTGCCCATCGCGCGGCCCTTGTCGTAGGCATCTTCCAGGCCGTCCAGCATCATGTGGTCGTAGATCATGCCGTGGCCGATGCGATACCCGCCCCGGCCTTTCGGAATCAGGTACGGCGCATTGGTCATGCTCTCCATGCCGCCGGCCACGGCGATGTCGAACGCGCCCGCGAGCAGGCCGTCGAACACCGTCATGGCCGCACGCATGCCGGACCCGCACATCTTGTTCACCGTGGTACAGGCCACGTCGAGCGGCAGTCCCGCGCCGAGCGCGGCCTGGCGCGCGGGCGCCTGGCCCTGGCCCGCCGGCAGCACGCAGCCGAACACCACTTCCTGCACCTGCTCCGGCCTGATGCCCGCGCGCTCCACCGCCGCGCGAATGGCGGCGGCGCCCAGCTGCGGCGCGGTCAGCGCGGACAGTTCGCCCTGAAACGCGCCCATCGGGGTGCGCGCGGCCGATACGATGACGATTGGGTCTTGCATGTCGTGTCTCCTGTTGTCTCAATGCCGCCGGTCAGGGAACGGCTACGTGCGGGGGATCGCCGTACTGGCGATAGACCGCCGAGATCTGTTCGTTCAGCTCGTCGTTGTTGCTGGCCGCCACGCCGAGGTCGCGCAGCAGGCCATCGGATACGCCGTAGACCCAGCCATGCACGGTCACGGCCTGGCCGCGGGCCCAGGCATCCTGCAGCACGGTGGTCTGGCACAGGTTGTTGACCTGTTCGATCACGTTGAGCTCGCAGAGGCGCGTATGCGCGTCTTCCTCGCGCAGCAGCGTGCCGAGGTAGGCATCGTGCTTGTCGGCCACGTCGCGCACATGGCGCAGCCAGTTGTCGGCCAGCCCGATCCGCTCGCGCTTGAGCGCGACCTTCACGCCGCCGCAGCCGTAGTGGCCGACCACGGTGATGTGGCGCACCTTCAGCACTTCTACCGCGAACTGGATCACCGACAGCGCGTTCAGGTCGCTATGCGAGATGACGTTGGCGATATTGCGGTGGACGAACACCTCGCCCGGGGCCAGCCCGAGAATCTGGTTGGCCGGTACGCGCGAATCGGAGCAGCCGATCCACAGGTACTCGGGCGCCTGCTGGTTGGCCAGACGCGTGAAGAACTGCGGGTCTTCCGCGTTGACGCGGTCCACCCAGTCACGGTTGTTGCGGAACAGCTGGGCAATCGCGTCACTCATGCCACTCTCCTTGGCTGCGGTTGCGAATGGGGCTGAGGCCGAGGCTCGGCTGGGCCAAAGCGCTGGCTGAATCGTTCTTGAGTCTGGTAGGCAAAAAAGTCATAAACGTGTCCGGCCAGAAGCCGGTCCTTGTAACCCTGCCACATGGCAGCGTCGAAAAAATCTGGATGATGCCGCAGAAATGCGTCGCGCACGCGCGTATCGCCAAGCAGGAACGTACGGAACGTCTCGGGAAACACGTCGCGCGGCCCTACGCTATACCACGGCTCGCCCGACATTTCCTCTTCCTCGTTGCGCGGCGCGGGCACGCGGCGGAAATTGCAGTCGGTCAGGTACTCCACTTCGTCGTAGTCGTAGAACACCACGCGCCCGTGGCGCGTGACGCCGAAGTTCTTGTACAGCATGTCGCCCGGAAAGATGTTGGCCGCCATCAGTTCCTTCACGGCATTGCCGTACTCGGCAATGCCGTGGTCCACCTGCGCGTCGTCGCCTTCCTGCAGCCACAGGTTCAGCGGCGTCATGCGGCGCTCGATATAGACGTGCCGCAGCACCACCTCGTCGCCGCCATCGCGCGCCCGCCGGTATTCGATCATCGACGGCACCTCGCGCTCCAGCTCGCGCAGCAGTGCCTCATCGAAGCGCGAGCGCGGAAACGCGACGTCCGAATACTCGAGCGTATCGGCCATGCGGCCCACACGGTCGTGCTGCTTGACCAACTGGTACTTGCTCCGGACGAGCGCGCGCGTGGTGTCCTTCGGCGCCGGGATGGTATCGCGAATCACCTTGAAGACATAGGGATACGAGGGCAGCGTGAACACGAGCATCACGAGCCCGCGAATGCCGGGCGCCACGACGAAGCGATCGGACGAATGCTGCAGATGATGCAGGAAGTCGCGGTAGAACAGGTTCTTGCCCTGCTTGTGCAAACCCAGCGCGGTATAGATCTCGCCGCGCGGCTTGCGCGGCATGAGGTCGCGCAGGAACGTCACATACGCGGACGGTATCTCCATATCGACCATGAAGTACGCGTGCGCGAACGAGAACAGGACCAGGATCTGCGAGGTGCGCAGCAGCACCGTGTCGAGCACGAGCCGGCCCGACGCGCCATGCACGATCGGAATCACGAGCGGATACGTGCGGTCGCCGTTGACCATCCGCCCGACGATAAACGCCGACTTGTTGCGGAAGAACAGCGACGACAGCGTGTGGACCTGGAAATTCGGCGCGATGCGGAACTCGCCATGGTGCGCCTCGATGGCGCGCAGCACGTAGCCGATATCGCGCGGCAGGTCCTCGAACGGCACGTCGAGCTGGAAGTTGTGGACGATGCGTTCGAAGCAGGCCGCCATGCCCGCGCGGGAGCCTGGGTAGTAGGCACGGTAAGTCGGCCGGAATGGGGACAACGCGGGCGATTCCTCGTTCTCGAGGTACTCGGTCGAGATCGCGGGCCGCACGAAGATGAAATCGTTGTTGAAGTACGAACGATGCAGGATGCGCGTGCAGACCGAATTGAAGAACGTCTCCGCGAGCTCGGGCTGATGGTGGCGCGTCAGCAGCCCGATATAGTGCAGCTTGACCTGCTGCCAGATCTCGTCGCCGATCGTCTCCGCATCGTATTCGTCGACCAGCGCGCGAATCGTCTCGCCGACGCGCGCGTGATAGAACGCGATGCGGTCGCGCTGCAGCCGCTGCAGCGCGTGCCAGTCGCCAGCCTCGAAGCGCGACTTCGCATCCTTCGCCACGTCGCGGAACAGCCGGTAATGACGGTCGAAACCGTCCAGCATCGTGCGGGCCACGTCGTAGGCAATCTGCGAGGAGAGCAGCTTGGGAAAATGCGACATGGCGACCGGATCGGGCGTGACGTGGCGTAACGTGGCGTGTGGGTGACAGCAGGCGAAATTGTAGTTCGCCTTTCGTATTTACATCGTTTCCGCGAACAATTCCCGGCCAATCAGCATGCGGCGGATCTCGGACGTGCCCGCGCCAATCTCGTACAGCTTGGCATCGCGCCACAGGCGGCCCGCGGGGTACTCGTTGATGTAACCGTTACCGCCGAGAATCTGCACCGTCTCGCCCGCCATCCACGTCGCCTTCTCGGCCGTGTACAGGATGACGGCCGCGCAGTCCTTGCGGACCTGGCGCACATGGCCGGTCCCCAGCGCGTCGAGGTTCTTGCCCACGGTGTACAGGTAGCTGCGCGCGGCCTGCAGCGTCGTGTACATGTCCGCGACCTTGCCCTGGATCAGCTGGAATTCGCCGATGCTCTGGCCGAACTGCTTGCGGTCGTGGATATACGGCGTAACCACGTCCATGCAGGCCTGCATGATGCCCACCGGGCCGCCCGACAGCACCGCGCGCTCGTAGTCGAGCCCGCTCATCAGCACCTTCGCGCCGCCATTCTCGGCGCCCAGCACGTTCTCCACCGGCACCTCGACGTCCTGGAACACGAGCTCGCCCGTATGGGAGCCGCGCATGCCGAGCTTGTCGAGCTTCTGCGCGACCGAGAAGCCCTTCATGCCCTTCTCGACGATAAAGGCCGTCATCCCGCGCGCGCCGAGGTCGGGCTCGGTCTTCGCGTAGACCACGAGCACGTCGCAGTCCGGTCCGTTGGTGATCCACATCTTGGTGCCGTTGAGCACGTAGCGGTCGCCGCGCAGATCCGCGCGCAGCTTCATGCTGACGACGTCCGACCCCGCGTTGGGCTCGCTCATCGCGAGCGCGCCGATCCACTCGCCGGAGACCAGCTTCGGCAGGTACTTCGCGCGCTGCGCCGGGGTGCCGTTACGATGAATCTGGTTCACGCAGAGATTCGAATGCGCGCCGTAGGAGAGGCCGACCGACGCCGACGCGCGGCTGATCTCTTCCATCGCGATCATATGGGCGAGGTAGCCCATATTGGCGCCGCCGTACTCCTCCGCCACGGTAATGCCGAGTACGCCGAGGTCGCCCATCTTCTTCCACGCGTCCATCGGAAACTGGTCCGTGCGGTCGATCTCGGCCGCGCGCGGCGCCAGCTCGGCCTGCGCCCAGTCGCGCACGGCGTGGCGCAGCATCTCGATATCCTCGCCGAGATCGAATCTCAGGCCTGGCAACTCGGTCATGTCGGTCTCCTGTGTTCTGCGTTCTGTCTTGCCATCGGTGTCAGACGTGGTCCAGCGTGCGGACCACGCACAGCGTCATCAGCATCGTGGCCACCTGCTTGCGGCGCCCCGCCTGCTCTGCAAATACGTCCCCCTGCGCGACCACGAGCGTGCGGCCCGGCTTGAGTACCCGCGCCACCGCCACGAGCCGTTCGCCCTGCGCGGGCGACAGCAGGTTGATCTTGTACTCGGCCGTCAGCCCGGCCTCGCCTTCGCCGACCACCGACAGCGCGGCGTAGCCGCACGCGGTATCGGCCAGCGCGCCAATCGCGCCGCCGTGGAAGAACCCGTGCTGCTGGGTCACCGCGTCGGACCACGGCATCGACAGTTCCACCTCGCCATGCACGACGCGCTCGATGCGTGCGCCGAGCGTCCGCATCATCCCCTGCCGCGCAAAGCTGGCCGCGATGGCGTCGGCGCGGCCCGGCGCGAGCGCCGCGCGCGAGGCACCGTTCAAGGCATCGTTCGGGCCATCGTTCGGGCCATCGATAGCGGGTGAGGCGGACATGGACGCTCCTTGGGGGCCGATCGGACTGGGGATATTCTATTTACGTTTACGTAAACGTCAACTAGTGCAGACGCGTATCGGATGGTTCATGCCGCGCTTTCCCGGCGCCCCGCGAGCAGTGTCCGGCACTGCCGCTCGTGCGCATCGATCTCGGCCAGCTGCGCCTGCAAGTCCTCCATCTGGCGCTCAAGCGTCTCCCGATGCTGCGCAAGGGCATGCAGAAAGCGCTCGAGCTGCGGCGCGGTGTCGCGCGGGGATTCGTAGAGATCGAGGATCTCCTTGATTTCATTGAGCGTGAGCCCCAGCCGCTTGCCGCGCAGCGTGAGCTTGAGCCGCGTGCGCTCGCGCCCGTTGTAGACGCGCTTGCGTCCGCCGGGCCCTTCGCGCTCGGGCGACAGCAGGCCCTGATCCTCGTAGAACCGGATCGCGCGCGGCGTCACGTCGAACTCGCGCGCGAGGTCGGTAATCGTATAAGTGGCGGAAGAGGACTGAGCCGGCATGAGCGATGAGGAAGAATGCTGCGAAAAAGAATGCTGCAAAAAAAGCGAACGATCGTGCGGGAAAGTTCGTTGTATGGTCAAGTTTTCGACTAAGATGGGCACACGGGCGCCCCGATTGACGTTAACGTTAGCGTCAACCGCATCGTCTGACAACGTCCCGCAGAGACTTCCCATGAACGCACTCGAACACCAGCTCCAATATCCCTTTGGCGACACGCTGCCCGAGCCGGGCACGCGGCAGGAAGTGGCCCCCGGCATCTACTGGCTGCGCATGCCGCTGCCGTTCGCGCTCGACCATATCAATCTGTGGCTCGTGCGGGACCGTCTCGATGGCCAGGAAGGCTGGACCATCATCGATTGCGGCATCACCAACGACGCGATCCAGGCGCACTGGGAGACGATCTTCGCGCACCACCTCGACGGCCTGCCGGTGCTCCGCGTGCTGGTCACGCACTGCCATCCAGACCACGTCGGCCTCGCGCACTGGCTGTGCAAGCGCTGGAACGTGCGGCTGTGGATGAGCCTGGGCGACTACATGACGGCGCGCGTCATGAACAGCGGCACCGGCGCGGGCTCCAACGCCGGCGGCGACTTCGCGGCGAGCCACTTCGAGCGCCACGGGCTGACCGATCCGGAAATGCTCGAGAAACTGCGCGCGCGCAAGAGCTACTACCCGTCGCTCGTGCCCGACCTGCCGGGACAATACCGGCGGCTCATGGATGGCGACACCGTAAAGCTGGGGAACGATGCCGCGCGCGCGGAATGGCGCGTGATCACGGGCTTCGGGCACGCACCGGAACATGTGGCGCTCTACAACGCCACAACCAACGTGCTGATCTCGGGCGACATGGTGCTGCCGCGCATTTCGACCAACGTGAGCGTGTTCGACATGGAGCCCGAGGCCAATCCGCTGCAGCTCTACCTCGATTCGCTCCGCAAGTACGAAGGCCTGCCCGAGGATGTGCTGATCCTGCCGTCGCACGGCCGGCCGTTCCGCAATCTGCATACGCGGCTGCGGCAACTGCACGAGCACCACGTCGATCGCCTCGCGGAAACGCTCGCCGCCTGCGCGGAGAAGCCGTGCAATGCGCACGACATCGTCGGCGTCATCTTCCACCGCCAGTTCGATATCCACCAGCTGACGTTCGCGATGGGCGAGGCGCTCGCGCACCTCCACGCGCTGTGGCATCGCGGCCAGCTCGTGCGCGAGGCTGGCGACGACGGCATCTTCCGCTTCCGCGCGGCGTAGGCCGGGCTAGAAGCCTTCGCGCGCGAGGCCGGCCAGATAGCGCATGCCGGCCACCGCGCGGCTGCCGTACCACGACAGCATCTCGCCATCGACGAGCAGCACGGGCAGCCCCAGCTGCCGTTCCAGCGCATCGGCATGCGTCTCGGTAAAGCGGTACGGCTCGGTCGAGAGCAGCACCGCATCGAGATCGCGCACGAGCGCGTCGCTCCACCGGAACGTCGGATAGCGCTCGCCCGCCGCGTTCGGACGGCTGCAATCGCCATCGACACAGACCTCCGGCGTCGCCGCCGGCCAGGTCTGCCAGTTCACGCGCGCGAGCATGCGGCTGATATAGGTGTCGCGCGACACCGTCATCCATGGGTCCTGCCAGATCGCGTAGAGCACGCGCCGCGCGGGCCAGGCCGCCTGCCCGAGCGCATCGAGTTCGGCTTCCAGCGCGGCGACGAGCGCCTCCGCCTGCGCCGCGCGTCCGAAGATCGCGCCGAGCAGCCGATACAACGGCATGTTGTCCTCGGGTGCGCACGGATGGGTCACGATCACATGCGGCACGAATGCGCGAATCGCCTCCACCGTGTCCCGGCGGTTCTCGTCGATATTGACGATGACGTGCGTGGGCGCGAGCGCGCGCAGCTTGTCCAGCTGCACGTCCTTGGTCCCGCCCACTTTCGGCACCGCGCGCACGTCCGGCTCGGGATGGACGCAGAATCCCGTGCGCGCGACGACCTGATTGCCAAGCCCGAGTGCGAACAACAGCTCGGTGATCGACGGCACCAGCGATGCAATGCGCGCCTCCGCGCCGGCCACCGCATGCACGTGGCCGAGTGCGTCGGTCCGATGCGCTCCGTCACTCATCTCCCCCCTCACTTCGGGTTCTCCTGCCTCGGCTTGCGCGGCGCGTTGGCGAACAGCCGGTCATAGAGCCAGCGCGGCATGACGTGCAGCACCGACGCGACCACCCCCATCTGCCACGGCAGCACGCGGTAGCGCTTGCCCGCGGCGATCACGCGCACGGCCTTCCGCGCGAAGCGGTCGGCATCCATCAGGAACGGCATGCGGTAAGGGTTATGCGCGGTCATCGGCGTGCGGATATAGCCGGGCGCGATCGTCACCACGCGGATCGCATGCGGTTTCTGTTCGAGCCGCAGCGACTCGCACAGCTTCACCACGGCCGCCTTGGATGCGCTGTACGCCCCGCCGCCCGCGAGACCGCGCACACCCGCCACGCTCGCAATGCCCACCAGCGTGCCGCGCAGGCCGCCGAGTCCCGGCGCGCGCGCCTGCATCGCGGGCAGAAACGGCTGGAACGTCGCGAGCGTGCCGTACCAGTTCGTGTCCATGACGGCGCGGGCGACCTCGAGGTCTTCGCGCGCCTCCGCGACCGTGCCGATGGAAATCCCCGCGCTGGCGATCACCACGTCGGGGCAGCCGAAGTGCGCCAGAAAGTCTTCGGCCGCGCGCGCCATCGCGCCGGCATCGCGCACATCGGCCGCATAGACGCGCACCGCATTGGGATTCGGCAGCGTCCCCGCGAAGTCGCGCAGCGCCGCCTCGTTGCGGCCGACGAGCCCGAGCACGGCGCCCTGTGCCGCGTACTCGCGCGCCAGCGCCTGCCCGATGCCGCTGGACGCCCCGGTGAGAAAAACTTTCAGAGGTCGCATCGTTTCACTGTAAGCGTTGAAGCTGCCCCAAGACAAGACGGCCCGGGGCACCTCTCGGTGCGCCGGGCCGTCATGGCAGTGCGGCGGGAAGGCCGTCGGATCAGAGCTTCTTGTCGCGCACGCCGGTCACGACGAAGTCCATCGCCTGGATGGCGGCACCCTTCGTGCCCGCGATCGACGGCGACGTCACGTACTTGCCCTGCACGACGATCGTCGGCACGCCGTCGATCTTGTAGGCGTCGGCGATCTTGTTCGCGCGCTGGGCGTTGGTCGTCACCGAGAACGAGTTGAAGGTATCGACCCACTGCTTGCGGTCGATGCCGTTCTTGGCCATGAAATCGGCGATCTCATCGGTGCTCAGCATGCGCTTGCGATCCTTGTGGATCGCGTCGAACACCTTGCCGTGCAGCGCTTCCAGCTTGCCCAGCGCTTCCAGCGTGTAGAAGATCTTGGTGTGGGCCAGCAGGTCCTCGCGGAAGGCCACGGGCACGCGCTTGAACACGACGTCCTTGCCCTGCTTGTG contains:
- a CDS encoding SDR family oxidoreductase; its protein translation is MPTVLVVGASRGIGLEFVRQYRGDGWRVIATARRDEDVAALKELGAEAHKLDVTDPGAVAGLGWKLDGESLDVAIYNAGVMSPRTQGAQPVTPEDFDAVMHVNVLGAMMALPMVLPSVETGHGGKGGVLAVLSSRMGSIGGMEANSAWLYRVSKAALNAVLRALSIDARHATCLAFHPGWVQTDMGGGNADVTPHDSVAGMRRMIASATRKHHGSFHNYDGTALPW
- a CDS encoding acetyl-CoA C-acetyltransferase, producing the protein MQDPIVIVSAARTPMGAFQGELSALTAPQLGAAAIRAAVERAGIRPEQVQEVVFGCVLPAGQGQAPARQAALGAGLPLDVACTTVNKMCGSGMRAAMTVFDGLLAGAFDIAVAGGMESMTNAPYLIPKGRGGYRIGHGMIYDHMMLDGLEDAYDKGRAMGTFGEDCAAKYEFTRAQQDQFAIESVTRAQQAAANGDFKWEIAPVTVAAKGGDVTIDSDEGPRRIKTEKIPSLKPAFAKDGTITAASSSSINDGAAALVMMRESTARALGLQPLARMLGHTSHAQAPGWFTTAPVEAIAKLYRKLDWTTDSVDLFEINEAFAVVPMAAMHDHRIPREKVNIHGGACALGHPIGASGARILTTLIGALRKTGGKRGVASLCIGGGEATAVGIEMV
- the can gene encoding carbonate dehydratase; the protein is MSDAIAQLFRNNRDWVDRVNAEDPQFFTRLANQQAPEYLWIGCSDSRVPANQILGLAPGEVFVHRNIANVISHSDLNALSVIQFAVEVLKVRHITVVGHYGCGGVKVALKRERIGLADNWLRHVRDVADKHDAYLGTLLREEDAHTRLCELNVIEQVNNLCQTTVLQDAWARGQAVTVHGWVYGVSDGLLRDLGVAASNNDELNEQISAVYRQYGDPPHVAVP
- the aceK gene encoding bifunctional isocitrate dehydrogenase kinase/phosphatase, whose product is MSHFPKLLSSQIAYDVARTMLDGFDRHYRLFRDVAKDAKSRFEAGDWHALQRLQRDRIAFYHARVGETIRALVDEYDAETIGDEIWQQVKLHYIGLLTRHHQPELAETFFNSVCTRILHRSYFNNDFIFVRPAISTEYLENEESPALSPFRPTYRAYYPGSRAGMAACFERIVHNFQLDVPFEDLPRDIGYVLRAIEAHHGEFRIAPNFQVHTLSSLFFRNKSAFIVGRMVNGDRTYPLVIPIVHGASGRLVLDTVLLRTSQILVLFSFAHAYFMVDMEIPSAYVTFLRDLMPRKPRGEIYTALGLHKQGKNLFYRDFLHHLQHSSDRFVVAPGIRGLVMLVFTLPSYPYVFKVIRDTIPAPKDTTRALVRSKYQLVKQHDRVGRMADTLEYSDVAFPRSRFDEALLRELEREVPSMIEYRRARDGGDEVVLRHVYIERRMTPLNLWLQEGDDAQVDHGIAEYGNAVKELMAANIFPGDMLYKNFGVTRHGRVVFYDYDEVEYLTDCNFRRVPAPRNEEEEMSGEPWYSVGPRDVFPETFRTFLLGDTRVRDAFLRHHPDFFDAAMWQGYKDRLLAGHVYDFFAYQTQERFSQRFGPAEPRPQPHSQPQPRRVA
- a CDS encoding isovaleryl-CoA dehydrogenase, translated to MTELPGLRFDLGEDIEMLRHAVRDWAQAELAPRAAEIDRTDQFPMDAWKKMGDLGVLGITVAEEYGGANMGYLAHMIAMEEISRASASVGLSYGAHSNLCVNQIHRNGTPAQRAKYLPKLVSGEWIGALAMSEPNAGSDVVSMKLRADLRGDRYVLNGTKMWITNGPDCDVLVVYAKTEPDLGARGMTAFIVEKGMKGFSVAQKLDKLGMRGSHTGELVFQDVEVPVENVLGAENGGAKVLMSGLDYERAVLSGGPVGIMQACMDVVTPYIHDRKQFGQSIGEFQLIQGKVADMYTTLQAARSYLYTVGKNLDALGTGHVRQVRKDCAAVILYTAEKATWMAGETVQILGGNGYINEYPAGRLWRDAKLYEIGAGTSEIRRMLIGRELFAETM
- a CDS encoding PaaI family thioesterase — its product is MMRTLGARIERVVHGEVELSMPWSDAVTQQHGFFHGGAIGALADTACGYAALSVVGEGEAGLTAEYKINLLSPAQGERLVAVARVLKPGRTLVVAQGDVFAEQAGRRKQVATMLMTLCVVRTLDHV
- a CDS encoding MerR family transcriptional regulator codes for the protein MPAQSSSATYTITDLAREFDVTPRAIRFYEDQGLLSPEREGPGGRKRVYNGRERTRLKLTLRGKRLGLTLNEIKEILDLYESPRDTAPQLERFLHALAQHRETLERQMEDLQAQLAEIDAHERQCRTLLAGRRESAA
- a CDS encoding MBL fold metallo-hydrolase gives rise to the protein MNALEHQLQYPFGDTLPEPGTRQEVAPGIYWLRMPLPFALDHINLWLVRDRLDGQEGWTIIDCGITNDAIQAHWETIFAHHLDGLPVLRVLVTHCHPDHVGLAHWLCKRWNVRLWMSLGDYMTARVMNSGTGAGSNAGGDFAASHFERHGLTDPEMLEKLRARKSYYPSLVPDLPGQYRRLMDGDTVKLGNDAARAEWRVITGFGHAPEHVALYNATTNVLISGDMVLPRISTNVSVFDMEPEANPLQLYLDSLRKYEGLPEDVLILPSHGRPFRNLHTRLRQLHEHHVDRLAETLAACAEKPCNAHDIVGVIFHRQFDIHQLTFAMGEALAHLHALWHRGQLVREAGDDGIFRFRAA
- a CDS encoding helical backbone metal receptor; its protein translation is MSDGAHRTDALGHVHAVAGAEARIASLVPSITELLFALGLGNQVVARTGFCVHPEPDVRAVPKVGGTKDVQLDKLRALAPTHVIVNIDENRRDTVEAIRAFVPHVIVTHPCAPEDNMPLYRLLGAIFGRAAQAEALVAALEAELDALGQAAWPARRVLYAIWQDPWMTVSRDTYISRMLARVNWQTWPAATPEVCVDGDCSRPNAAGERYPTFRWSDALVRDLDAVLLSTEPYRFTETHADALERQLGLPVLLVDGEMLSWYGSRAVAGMRYLAGLAREGF
- a CDS encoding SDR family oxidoreductase; translated protein: MRPLKVFLTGASSGIGQALAREYAAQGAVLGLVGRNEAALRDFAGTLPNPNAVRVYAADVRDAGAMARAAEDFLAHFGCPDVVIASAGISIGTVAEAREDLEVARAVMDTNWYGTLATFQPFLPAMQARAPGLGGLRGTLVGIASVAGVRGLAGGGAYSASKAAVVKLCESLRLEQKPHAIRVVTIAPGYIRTPMTAHNPYRMPFLMDADRFARKAVRVIAAGKRYRVLPWQMGVVASVLHVMPRWLYDRLFANAPRKPRQENPK
- a CDS encoding thiol:disulfide interchange protein DsbA/DsbL, whose translation is MKTFAALFATIAAVSGLLMTAPAAQAAPTEGKDYQVLKAPQPVPAGKIEVTEFFWYGCPHCYDFEPELEAWVHKQGKDVVFKRVPVAFREDLLAHTKIFYTLEALGKLEALHGKVFDAIHKDRKRMLSTDEIADFMAKNGIDRKQWVDTFNSFSVTTNAQRANKIADAYKIDGVPTIVVQGKYVTSPSIAGTKGAAIQAMDFVVTGVRDKKL